The Equus przewalskii isolate Varuska chromosome 5, EquPr2, whole genome shotgun sequence genome window below encodes:
- the ETFRF1 gene encoding electron transfer flavoprotein regulatory factor 1 produces MKMANSLRGEVLNLYKNLLYLGRDYPKGADYFKRRLKNVFLKNKDVKDPEKIKELIGRGEFVMKELEALYFLRKYRAMKQRYYSDTNKTN; encoded by the exons ATGAAAATGGCCAATTCTTTAAGAGGAGAAGTATTGAATCTTTACAAAAAT ctgCTGTATCTTGGACGAGACTATCCAAAAGGAGCAGACTATTTTAAAAGGCGTCTGAAGaatgttttccttaaaaacaaagatgTGAAGGACCCAGAGAAGATCAAAGAACTTATTGGACGGGGTGAATTTGTAATGAAAGAGCTAGAAGCCTTATACTTCCTTAGGAAATATAGAGCTATGAAACAACGCTATTATTCAGATACCAACAAAACTAACTGA